In bacterium, a single genomic region encodes these proteins:
- a CDS encoding ABC transporter permease subunit produces the protein MMRRILGRLRRGRGGPAEPSPAPMWPSVRAVFAKELLEALRDRRTLLVMVLLPAFVMPLATLGIPYLQQRQQRALTTTTPTVAIVGQAAGLIHMAYTTKLIHPVRAADPVKALRERRVLAVVRVPPKMEAIIARDGQVHVDIQYDASDSESQVARDKVVSLLSRYSQQVVARRLLARRLNPADLLPVVLDEHSVATQRQLSGLLLAGVLPFFMAMLAVVGGMSVAVDLAAGEKERGTLESLLVTPPSREAIVLGKFLTVLTASMGAVIIVVISMMLSLRWGYPVLLPAARQLNVSLPLGTGAVVLVVALLFAALVSAVQLAVSIYARSPREAQQYVTPLYFVIVMPALAVQFISEMQGRAWIYLLPVLNTFFAFRELLLGTVNWGHLLLTCISSMFYAALVLELAIALFSRESVIFRT, from the coding sequence ATGATGCGCCGAATCCTCGGCCGGCTGCGGCGGGGGCGGGGCGGCCCGGCGGAGCCCTCCCCCGCGCCGATGTGGCCGTCGGTGCGGGCGGTCTTTGCCAAGGAGCTGCTGGAGGCGCTACGGGACCGCCGGACCTTGCTGGTGATGGTGCTGCTGCCGGCGTTCGTGATGCCGCTGGCGACGTTGGGGATCCCCTACCTGCAGCAGCGTCAGCAGCGCGCGCTGACCACGACCACCCCGACGGTGGCGATCGTGGGGCAGGCCGCGGGCCTGATCCACATGGCCTACACGACGAAACTGATCCACCCCGTGCGCGCCGCCGACCCGGTCAAGGCGCTGCGCGAGCGCCGGGTGCTGGCGGTCGTCCGGGTCCCGCCCAAGATGGAGGCGATCATCGCCCGGGACGGGCAGGTCCACGTCGACATCCAGTACGACGCGAGCGATTCCGAAAGCCAGGTCGCCCGGGACAAGGTCGTGTCCCTGCTCTCGCGCTACAGCCAGCAGGTGGTCGCCCGGCGCCTGCTGGCGCGCCGCCTGAACCCGGCCGACCTGCTGCCCGTGGTGCTGGACGAGCACAGCGTGGCGACCCAGCGGCAGCTGTCCGGGCTGCTGCTGGCCGGCGTCCTGCCGTTTTTCATGGCGATGCTCGCCGTGGTCGGCGGGATGTCGGTGGCGGTGGACCTGGCGGCCGGCGAGAAGGAGCGGGGCACCCTGGAGTCGCTGCTCGTCACCCCCCCCAGCCGGGAGGCGATCGTGCTGGGGAAGTTCCTGACGGTGTTGACCGCGTCGATGGGGGCGGTGATCATCGTCGTCATCTCCATGATGCTGAGCCTGCGGTGGGGATATCCGGTCCTGCTGCCGGCGGCGCGGCAGCTGAACGTCAGCCTGCCCCTGGGGACCGGGGCGGTGGTGCTCGTCGTCGCCCTGCTCTTCGCGGCGCTGGTCAGCGCGGTGCAGCTCGCCGTCAGCATCTATGCCCGGTCGCCGCGTGAGGCGCAGCAGTACGTCACCCCGCTCTACTTCGTGATCGTGATGCCGGCGCTGGCGGTGCAGTTCATCAGCGAGATGCAGGGGCGGGCGTGGATCTATCTCCTCCCCGTCCTGAACACCTTCTTCGCCTTCCGCGAACTGCTGCTGGGCACGGTCAACTGGGGCCACCTGCTGCTGACGTGCATCTCCAGCATGTTCTACGCCGCGCTCGTCCTGGAGCTCGCGATCGCGCTCTTCAGCCGCGAGAGCGTGATCTTCAGGACCTAG
- a CDS encoding ABC transporter ATP-binding protein codes for MSVGAGSTGEPAVLVEAEDLQKRFRSFHAVRGVSFRCFAGEVFGLLGPNGAGKTTTIRMLTTILRPTSGTARVAGHDVRLDPAAVRGVIGVLPENTGVYGRLTAREAVRYSGQLYGVESEVLEARVEAIFEALEMTPHIDRITDTFSKGMKQKVNIARALVHDPPVVFLDEPTSGLDVISARSVREFVERFKRDGRCVIMSTHVMDEAEKLCDRVAIIAAGKIQAEGRLGELKAKTGLGLEEIFVQLVEDTVR; via the coding sequence ATGTCCGTAGGGGCGGGGTCGACGGGCGAGCCGGCCGTGCTGGTGGAAGCCGAGGACCTCCAGAAGCGCTTCCGCAGCTTCCACGCTGTCCGCGGGGTTTCGTTTCGGTGCTTCGCCGGCGAAGTCTTCGGGCTCCTCGGCCCGAACGGCGCGGGCAAGACCACGACGATCCGCATGCTGACGACGATTCTGCGGCCGACCTCGGGGACGGCGCGGGTCGCCGGGCACGACGTGCGGCTGGACCCCGCCGCGGTGCGCGGCGTGATCGGCGTGCTCCCCGAGAACACCGGGGTCTACGGGCGGCTCACCGCGCGGGAGGCGGTCCGGTACTCCGGCCAACTCTACGGCGTCGAGTCCGAGGTGCTGGAGGCGCGGGTGGAGGCGATCTTCGAGGCGCTGGAGATGACCCCGCACATCGACCGGATCACCGATACGTTCAGCAAGGGGATGAAGCAGAAGGTGAACATCGCCCGGGCGCTCGTGCACGATCCGCCGGTCGTCTTCCTCGACGAGCCGACCTCCGGGCTGGACGTCATCTCCGCCCGGTCGGTGCGCGAGTTCGTTGAGCGCTTCAAGCGGGACGGCCGCTGCGTCATCATGTCCACCCACGTCATGGACGAGGCGGAGAAGCTCTGCGATCGGGTGGCGATCATCGCCGCCGGCAAGATCCAGGCCGAGGGCCGGCTGGGGGAGTTGAAGGCCAAGACGGGGCTCGGGTTGGAGGAGATCTTCGTCCAACTGGTGGAGGACACCGTCCGATGA
- a CDS encoding site-2 protease family protein, with translation MATDAQSRFAAIHDAVASAFPVQDFGVDQGRPIFTIIPGADDKARFLRLKRDLEPLDVLPLLRRRGGNTVVMLSPKPPATRVQWSLPVALFAATLLSTFFAGLLNAQGGLPGQHLNPVTSGLAFSLSLMGILFCHEMGHKLVSIWRGIDASLPYFIPLPPLIPGFAIGTMGAIIFTRAPAPNRDALVELGASGPIAGFIAAIPVLIYGVAHSSVVAGGAALVHTCLPTPRLVDFLISWILHPAPSAEVFIHPVLFAGWIGLLVTAINLLPGGMLDGGHVVRALFGARAHLPISLAAAGIAVYFRYYLMGALILFLARRGHPGPLDDCSPLTTRHLLLAGAVVVIFALSAVPVTFSCP, from the coding sequence ATGGCGACGGATGCCCAGAGCCGCTTCGCGGCCATTCACGACGCGGTCGCCTCGGCGTTCCCGGTGCAGGACTTCGGGGTCGATCAGGGTCGGCCGATCTTCACCATCATCCCCGGGGCCGACGACAAGGCCAGGTTTCTCCGGCTCAAACGGGACCTGGAGCCGCTCGACGTTCTTCCGCTGCTGCGGCGCCGCGGCGGGAACACGGTGGTGATGCTCAGCCCGAAACCTCCCGCCACCCGCGTGCAGTGGTCCCTGCCGGTGGCGCTGTTTGCCGCCACGCTGCTGAGCACGTTCTTCGCCGGGCTGCTCAACGCGCAGGGGGGCCTGCCGGGCCAGCACCTCAACCCCGTGACGTCGGGGCTGGCGTTTTCGCTGTCGCTGATGGGGATCCTCTTCTGCCACGAGATGGGCCACAAGCTCGTATCGATCTGGCGGGGGATCGACGCCAGCCTGCCGTACTTCATCCCGCTCCCGCCGCTGATCCCGGGGTTCGCCATCGGGACGATGGGGGCGATCATCTTCACCCGCGCTCCGGCGCCGAACCGGGACGCGTTGGTGGAGCTCGGCGCCTCGGGGCCGATCGCCGGGTTCATCGCCGCGATCCCCGTGCTGATCTACGGGGTGGCGCACTCCTCGGTGGTCGCGGGGGGCGCCGCCCTGGTGCACACTTGTCTCCCCACCCCGCGGCTGGTCGATTTTCTCATCTCCTGGATCCTCCACCCCGCCCCCTCCGCGGAGGTGTTCATCCATCCCGTCCTGTTTGCGGGGTGGATCGGCCTGCTCGTCACGGCGATCAACCTGCTCCCCGGCGGGATGCTCGACGGCGGGCACGTGGTGCGCGCGCTGTTCGGCGCGCGCGCGCACCTGCCCATTTCCCTCGCCGCCGCCGGGATCGCGGTGTACTTTCGCTACTACCTGATGGGGGCCCTGATCCTGTTCCTGGCGCGGCGCGGGCACCCCGGCCCGCTCGACGACTGCTCGCCGCTGACGACGCGGCACCTCCTGCTGGCCGGGGCGGTCGTCGTGATCTTTGCGCTCAGCGCCGTCCCGGTGACGTTCTCATGTCCGTAG
- the ftsZ gene encoding cell division protein FtsZ encodes MANGERDLRRYAAIKVVGVGGGGSNAVNRMISAGLRGVEFIAINTDAQALALSNADKKIHIGSKLTRGLGAGGDPDVGRQAAEESREELTEALEGADMIFVTAGMGGGTGTGGAPIVAHVGRELGALTIGVVTRPFGFEGRRRATAAEEGIHNLRQRVNTVITIPNDRLLQVVDKTATVVEAFRVADDILRQGVQGIADLITVPGLINLDFADVRTIMAEAGSALIGIGVASGDGRAVKAAEMAIASPLLETSMQGARGVLMNITGGTDLALLEVSEAAQVVQKAADPDANIIFGAVIDDTLDGEVRITVIATGFEGRRLDHESIDDDSVRVGGGDEVGSPRLERDDLDIPAFLRKR; translated from the coding sequence ATGGCGAACGGGGAGCGGGATCTACGGCGATACGCGGCGATCAAGGTCGTGGGGGTCGGCGGCGGCGGCAGCAACGCGGTGAACCGGATGATCAGCGCGGGGCTTCGGGGGGTCGAGTTCATCGCCATCAACACCGACGCGCAGGCGCTGGCGCTCAGCAACGCCGACAAGAAGATCCACATCGGGTCGAAGCTCACCCGCGGACTGGGGGCGGGAGGCGATCCGGATGTCGGCCGACAGGCCGCGGAGGAGAGCCGGGAGGAGCTCACCGAGGCGCTGGAGGGAGCCGACATGATCTTCGTCACCGCGGGAATGGGCGGCGGCACCGGCACCGGGGGCGCGCCGATCGTCGCGCATGTCGGCCGCGAGCTCGGCGCCTTGACGATCGGGGTGGTGACGCGGCCGTTTGGGTTCGAGGGGCGCCGCCGGGCCACGGCGGCGGAGGAGGGCATCCACAACCTCCGCCAGCGCGTCAACACGGTGATCACGATCCCGAACGATCGGCTCCTTCAGGTCGTGGACAAGACCGCCACGGTCGTCGAGGCGTTCCGCGTGGCCGACGATATCCTGCGGCAGGGGGTGCAGGGGATCGCGGACCTGATCACCGTGCCGGGGCTGATCAACCTCGACTTCGCCGACGTGCGCACGATCATGGCGGAGGCCGGGTCCGCGCTCATCGGTATCGGCGTGGCCAGCGGCGACGGCCGCGCCGTCAAGGCGGCGGAGATGGCGATCGCCAGCCCGCTGCTTGAAACGTCGATGCAAGGGGCGCGGGGCGTGCTGATGAATATCACCGGCGGCACCGATCTGGCGCTGCTCGAGGTGAGCGAGGCCGCCCAGGTCGTCCAGAAGGCGGCGGATCCCGACGCCAACATCATCTTCGGCGCGGTGATCGACGACACCCTCGACGGCGAGGTGCGCATCACCGTCATCGCGACGGGGTTCGAGGGGCGGCGGCTCGATCACGAATCGATCGACGACGACAGCGTGAGGGTGGGAGGGGGCGACGAGGTCGGGAGCCCCCGGTTGGAGCGCGACGATCTGGACATCCCGGCCTTCCTGCGGAAGCGCTAG
- the ftsA gene encoding cell division protein FtsA, with product MAKRAVLVGLDIGTTKVCVIVSELDEDGEVHITGMGTSSSVGVRKGVVVDLEATTRAIEEAVDKAERMAGLRIATAIVGVSGGHLASQNSRGVVAVSRADHEIEEQDVARVVEAARMAAVPASDREIVHLLPRDFIVDGQDGVKSPVGMYGTRLEVEAHIVTGASTLLANLLKCVQRAGLDSDALVLESLASGEAVLSTAERELGVALVDIGGGTTSLGVFTGGGLCYTAVLPYGGNHVTNDIAVGLRMSFADAERLKLRDGGTLSAFAGEGELIEVMHVGSHEPRALPRRALCEIIEPRIAEIAGLVKTQLVRSGLAYRIPAGVVVTGGTAQLDGLAELFSDRLGMAARVGLPDISGSVADTVSSPAFATGVGLVLHAARRRRVGRGARSLNGHGTVYGRVRQWIREFTLGA from the coding sequence TTGGCAAAGCGGGCGGTCCTGGTGGGGCTCGATATCGGGACCACCAAGGTCTGCGTGATCGTTTCCGAGCTCGATGAAGATGGAGAGGTCCACATCACAGGGATGGGGACCTCTTCGTCTGTTGGCGTGCGGAAGGGCGTCGTCGTCGACCTGGAGGCCACCACCCGCGCGATTGAGGAGGCGGTGGACAAGGCCGAGCGGATGGCGGGGCTCCGCATCGCCACCGCGATCGTCGGCGTTTCCGGTGGGCATCTCGCCTCCCAGAACAGCCGCGGGGTCGTCGCCGTCTCCCGGGCGGATCACGAGATCGAAGAGCAGGACGTGGCGCGGGTGGTCGAGGCGGCGCGGATGGCCGCGGTGCCGGCGAGCGACCGCGAGATCGTCCACCTGCTCCCGCGCGACTTCATCGTCGACGGCCAGGACGGGGTGAAGAGCCCGGTCGGGATGTACGGCACGCGGCTCGAGGTCGAGGCACACATCGTGACGGGGGCGAGCACGCTGCTGGCCAATCTTCTGAAGTGCGTGCAGCGGGCCGGGCTGGACAGCGATGCGCTGGTCCTGGAGTCGCTTGCCTCCGGCGAGGCGGTGCTCTCTACGGCCGAGCGCGAGCTCGGCGTGGCGCTGGTGGACATCGGCGGCGGGACCACCAGCCTCGGCGTCTTCACCGGCGGCGGGCTCTGCTACACCGCGGTGCTGCCCTACGGGGGCAACCACGTCACCAACGACATCGCCGTGGGGCTCCGGATGTCGTTTGCCGACGCCGAACGATTGAAGCTCCGCGACGGCGGCACGCTGTCCGCGTTCGCCGGCGAGGGCGAGCTGATCGAGGTGATGCACGTCGGCAGCCATGAGCCGCGGGCGCTGCCGCGGCGGGCGCTGTGCGAGATCATCGAGCCGCGGATCGCCGAGATCGCCGGGCTGGTGAAGACGCAGCTCGTCCGCTCCGGCTTGGCCTACCGCATCCCCGCCGGAGTGGTGGTGACCGGGGGCACGGCGCAGCTGGACGGGCTGGCCGAATTGTTTTCCGATCGGCTGGGCATGGCGGCGCGGGTCGGGCTGCCCGACATTTCGGGGAGCGTGGCCGACACGGTGAGCAGCCCGGCCTTCGCGACCGGCGTCGGGCTGGTGCTGCACGCCGCGCGGCGGCGCCGGGTGGGCCGGGGGGCGAGGAGCCTCAACGGGCACGGGACGGTGTACGGTCGGGTCCGCCAGTGGATCCGCGAATTTACCTTGGGCGCCTAG
- a CDS encoding FtsQ-type POTRA domain-containing protein, producing MSVVVPLPETRPAPPPRPGVSARRLLRFCAAIASLCALAAVPASSVFDLQSVTVLGNSAVASDDALGRAGVGPGLNAFRVNAGEIRGRLLADPRVQDVSVAMAFPRRLTITIRERPPVAALLADAGYILLGEDAVAIRESSDPGTLPVLIVDRFAPAAVEVGTTLGSPDVRLGAWIAVALPEALRPQVALVRVDRNGEASLTLGDGTVIRLGGGRRVAERLALVPEVLDAIAARKVRVQYVDLRFPGNVVIQPAAASAQGTGAAGRQENPWARGIDPAMHRPSPP from the coding sequence ATGTCGGTGGTGGTTCCCCTTCCCGAGACGCGTCCGGCACCGCCCCCGCGTCCCGGCGTGTCCGCGCGCCGCCTGCTGCGGTTCTGTGCCGCCATCGCCTCGCTGTGCGCCCTCGCTGCGGTCCCGGCCTCATCCGTGTTCGACCTGCAGTCGGTGACCGTCCTCGGCAACTCCGCGGTGGCGTCGGACGACGCCCTGGGCCGCGCCGGAGTGGGCCCGGGCCTGAACGCCTTCCGCGTGAACGCCGGCGAGATCCGCGGGCGCCTGCTCGCCGATCCGCGCGTCCAGGACGTCTCGGTGGCGATGGCGTTTCCCCGACGCCTGACGATCACGATCCGGGAGCGCCCTCCGGTGGCGGCGCTGCTGGCGGACGCCGGGTACATTCTCCTCGGCGAGGACGCGGTGGCGATTCGGGAGTCGAGCGATCCCGGAACGCTCCCCGTGCTGATCGTCGACCGCTTCGCCCCCGCCGCCGTGGAAGTCGGCACCACGCTGGGGTCCCCCGATGTGCGCTTGGGGGCGTGGATCGCGGTCGCGCTGCCCGAGGCGCTGCGGCCGCAGGTGGCCCTGGTGAGGGTCGACCGAAACGGCGAAGCCAGCCTCACGCTCGGCGACGGCACGGTCATCCGCCTGGGGGGAGGCCGGCGGGTCGCGGAGCGCCTCGCGCTCGTCCCCGAGGTGCTCGACGCGATCGCGGCGCGGAAGGTGCGGGTCCAGTACGTCGACCTGCGGTTTCCGGGGAACGTCGTCATCCAGCCGGCGGCGGCGTCCGCGCAGGGCACCGGCGCGGCGGGCAGGCAGGAGAACCCTTGGGCGCGTGGAATAGATCCGGCGATGCACCGTCCATCGCCCCCTTAG
- the murB gene encoding UDP-N-acetylmuramate dehydrogenase, which produces MAKAVSDTLASHLERLCPGGVRVDEPLSRHVTFRIGGPADILLLPGSLDQLAASVAWLYREGLPFVILGRGSNVLVADRGVRGVVIKTGRGQEAVRYEDARVAAECGVSLPLLSRAASARGLSGLEFAAGIPGSIGGGVVMNAGAHDRCIADVTTRVRVLTPAGERRWTREEMGFRYRHSRLQEDPGIVLEVELTLLPADPAECLARLDAWLETRSDTQPLGPPSSGCVFRNPEGDHAGRLIDAAGAKGLRVGGAVVSDRHANYILNAGGARAAEVLTLIEQVRSRVRERSGVDLRPEIKLVGEFDPA; this is translated from the coding sequence GTGGCTAAGGCGGTGTCCGACACGCTGGCGAGCCATTTGGAGCGGCTGTGCCCGGGCGGCGTGCGCGTCGACGAGCCGCTGAGCCGCCACGTGACGTTCCGCATCGGCGGGCCGGCCGACATCCTGCTCCTGCCCGGCTCGCTCGATCAGCTCGCCGCCTCGGTGGCGTGGCTGTACCGGGAGGGCCTGCCGTTTGTGATCCTGGGACGCGGCAGCAACGTCCTCGTCGCCGACCGCGGGGTGCGCGGCGTCGTCATCAAGACCGGCCGCGGGCAGGAGGCGGTTCGGTACGAGGACGCCCGCGTCGCCGCGGAGTGCGGGGTCAGCCTGCCGCTGCTCAGCCGGGCCGCTTCGGCCCGCGGCCTCAGCGGGCTCGAGTTCGCCGCGGGGATTCCCGGGTCGATCGGCGGGGGCGTCGTCATGAACGCGGGCGCGCATGACCGCTGCATCGCGGACGTCACCACCCGGGTGCGGGTGCTGACCCCCGCGGGCGAACGGCGGTGGACCCGGGAGGAGATGGGGTTTCGGTACCGGCACAGCCGACTGCAGGAGGATCCCGGCATCGTGCTGGAGGTCGAGCTGACCCTGCTCCCGGCCGATCCCGCCGAGTGCCTCGCCCGTCTCGACGCGTGGCTGGAGACCCGCAGCGACACGCAGCCCCTCGGACCGCCCAGTTCGGGGTGCGTCTTCCGCAACCCGGAGGGGGATCACGCCGGGCGGCTGATCGACGCAGCGGGGGCGAAGGGCCTGCGCGTCGGCGGAGCGGTGGTGAGCGATCGCCACGCCAACTACATCCTGAACGCTGGGGGCGCCCGGGCGGCGGAGGTGCTGACGCTGATCGAGCAGGTCCGCTCGCGCGTGCGCGAACGGTCGGGGGTCGACCTCCGGCCGGAGATCAAACTCGTCGGGGAGTTCGACCCGGCATGA